Proteins encoded within one genomic window of Thioploca ingrica:
- a CDS encoding oxidoreductase domain protein: protein MKDIIQVGVIGYGYWGPNLVRNFMGVAGAKVIAVSDLNPESLPKVQSRYPSVQVTTRTQDLLENPQIDAIVIATPVSTHFDLAWAALQAGKHVFVEKPFTATAEQAIQLIKEAARRNLVLMVDHTFIYTGAVRKIRELVTQNDLGEIYYYDSVRINLGLFQPDVNVIWDLAVHDLAIMDYVLSPLQPIAVSATGMKHISGGLEDIAYLTLFFNNNLIAHLHVNWLAPVKIRYTLLGGSKRMLVYNDLEPSETVKVYDKGITVTANSEQMYRMRIDYRAGDMWSPQVDRTEALQTEALHFIYCIQNNESPITDGKAGLRVVRILEAATQSLFSQGNPIELTSIREPEMGLDSPKYAYKKPQVVSEVAASPKIR from the coding sequence ATGAAAGATATTATTCAGGTAGGTGTAATCGGCTACGGTTATTGGGGCCCCAATTTGGTACGTAATTTCATGGGGGTAGCGGGAGCCAAAGTCATAGCCGTGAGTGATCTCAATCCAGAATCACTACCTAAAGTCCAATCTCGTTATCCGAGTGTTCAAGTTACTACTCGAACTCAAGATTTACTTGAAAATCCTCAAATTGATGCTATTGTTATAGCCACTCCAGTTTCAACCCACTTTGATTTAGCCTGGGCTGCTTTACAGGCCGGCAAACATGTCTTCGTCGAAAAACCATTCACTGCAACCGCCGAACAAGCTATTCAACTCATTAAAGAAGCAGCGCGCCGTAATCTCGTCTTGATGGTAGACCATACTTTCATCTACACCGGGGCGGTCCGTAAAATCCGTGAATTAGTAACCCAGAATGACTTAGGAGAGATTTACTATTACGATTCCGTGCGAATCAACTTAGGATTATTTCAACCGGATGTCAATGTCATTTGGGATTTAGCGGTACATGATTTAGCTATCATGGATTACGTGTTATCTCCGCTGCAACCGATTGCTGTTTCGGCAACCGGCATGAAACATATTTCCGGTGGATTAGAAGATATTGCTTACTTAACCTTATTCTTTAATAACAATTTGATTGCTCATTTACATGTTAATTGGCTGGCACCGGTAAAAATACGCTACACGCTCCTCGGTGGTAGTAAAAGAATGCTGGTTTATAACGACTTAGAACCCAGTGAAACCGTCAAAGTTTACGATAAAGGGATTACGGTCACGGCTAATTCGGAACAAATGTATCGAATGCGAATTGACTATCGCGCTGGCGATATGTGGTCCCCCCAAGTAGATAGAACGGAGGCATTACAGACGGAGGCACTTCACTTTATTTATTGCATTCAAAACAATGAAAGTCCGATTACTGATGGTAAAGCCGGGTTACGAGTAGTACGCATTCTTGAAGCCGCTACTCAGTCTCTGTTCAGTCAAGGTAACCCCATTGAATTGACTAGTATAAGAGAACCGGAGATGGGTTTGGATTCGCCCAAATATGCTTATAAAAAGCCTCAGGTGGTAAGTGAAGTAGCTGCGTCACCCAAAATTCGTTGA
- a CDS encoding formyl transferase: MKVLFMGRKPYSCKTLEYLLEQQIDVVAVVALTHETHIYGNKKLVDVAKAYHIPNINNEIIYQSLKDQEVSPFSFSLTDIDLVISYFYWRKIKQPLINMARLGCINFHASPTPPMRGVCGYSFGIYWDLDYWGVTAHFIGDENFDTGDIIERVTFPIDLSKETALSLEEKSQPILLDLFKKVVDMAKTDHLPRIPQNEVIEANYPYNSWEDFEKLKLINTEDSPEEIDRKIRACWFPPYEGATIIIGGKRYTLLKEELLKEVGTVYRK, from the coding sequence ATGAAAGTATTGTTTATGGGTCGTAAACCCTATTCGTGCAAGACTTTAGAATATCTGCTTGAGCAACAAATTGATGTTGTTGCTGTGGTTGCATTGACTCATGAAACGCACATTTATGGAAATAAGAAGTTAGTTGATGTCGCAAAAGCATACCACATACCTAATATCAATAATGAGATTATTTATCAAAGTCTTAAAGACCAGGAAGTTTCACCTTTTTCTTTTTCACTGACAGACATTGACTTAGTCATTTCATATTTTTACTGGCGTAAAATTAAACAACCACTTATCAATATGGCTCGTCTAGGATGTATCAACTTCCATGCTTCTCCAACTCCACCAATGCGTGGTGTATGTGGTTATAGTTTTGGTATTTATTGGGATCTAGATTATTGGGGAGTAACCGCGCATTTCATAGGTGATGAAAATTTCGATACGGGTGATATTATTGAAAGAGTTACATTTCCAATTGATCTCTCAAAAGAAACTGCACTTAGTTTGGAAGAGAAAAGTCAACCAATTTTGCTAGACCTTTTTAAGAAGGTAGTTGATATGGCTAAAACAGATCACTTACCCAGAATACCTCAAAACGAAGTGATCGAAGCTAATTATCCTTATAACTCTTGGGAAGATTTTGAAAAATTGAAGTTGATTAACACAGAAGATTCACCGGAAGAAATTGATCGTAAGATTAGAGCGTGTTGGTTTCCACCTTATGAAGGAGCTACCATTATCATTGGAGGAAAACGTTATACCCTCCTCAAGGAGGAACTTCTTAAGGAAGTGGGAACGGTTTATCGTAAATAA
- a CDS encoding protein tyrosine phosphatase — protein MSTQADNKILFLCTGNYYRSRFAQHLFNALANNKGLNWQAESRGLAIERGFNNIGAISPHAIKGLRERGLSVPADERLPLQATDADFAIANKVIVLDEEEHHPIMLERFPQWIEKVEYWMVHDLDKITPVIALRQIEHNLIQLIDLL, from the coding sequence ATGTCGACCCAAGCTGATAATAAAATACTTTTTCTTTGCACTGGTAATTACTATCGTAGCCGATTTGCTCAACATTTATTCAATGCTTTGGCAAATAATAAAGGCTTAAATTGGCAAGCCGAGTCACGTGGTCTAGCGATAGAACGGGGATTTAATAATATTGGTGCCATTTCTCCCCATGCTATCAAGGGATTGAGAGAACGTGGACTCAGCGTACCTGCTGATGAACGGCTGCCATTGCAAGCAACTGATGCCGATTTTGCAATCGCCAATAAAGTGATTGTTTTAGATGAAGAAGAACATCACCCGATTATGTTAGAACGATTTCCTCAGTGGATAGAGAAAGTTGAGTATTGGATGGTTCACGATTTGGATAAAATTACACCCGTAATTGCACTACGACAAATTGAGCACAATCTGATCCAATTAATCGACTTACTATAA
- a CDS encoding peptide chain release factor 3, protein MPKLVEEIAQRRTFAIISHPDAGKTTLTEKLLLFGGAIQLAGTIKGRKAARHATSDWMELEKQRGISVTSSVMQFAYQNVTINLLDTPGHEDFSEDTYRTLTAVDSALMVIDSAKGVEEQTIKLLEVCRLRHTPILTFINKLDRDGREPIDLLDEIEKVLQIHCAPITWPIGRGKFFKGIYHLLDQSVTLFEPSKNHIATAGRHYTQLDDPELLNQLGAAQLDELKTELELVLGASNPFKVEKFLAGELTPVFFGSALNNFGVKALLDDFVTYAPPPQPRPTTTRMVAPNEDKFSGFVFKIQANMDPAHRDRIAFLRVCSGQYQKGMKVRHVRLNREVQIANALTFMAGEREHTEEAWPGDIIGLHNHGTIQIGDTFTQGEDLKFTGIPHFAPEIFRRARLREPLRMKALLKGLVQLSEEGATQLFRPLSNNDLILGAVGTLQFDVVSWRLQNEYSVECHFETVQVATARWISCNNEKKLEEFKRKAFNNLALDGAENLTYIAPTKINLSLMQERWPEIQFFATREN, encoded by the coding sequence ATGCCTAAACTGGTTGAAGAAATTGCTCAACGTCGTACTTTTGCCATCATCTCTCACCCGGATGCCGGTAAAACCACCCTAACTGAAAAACTCTTACTGTTTGGTGGCGCCATTCAATTAGCGGGTACCATTAAAGGGCGCAAAGCGGCACGTCATGCGACTTCTGATTGGATGGAACTCGAAAAACAGCGGGGTATTTCGGTCACCTCATCGGTTATGCAATTCGCTTATCAAAATGTTACCATCAATTTACTCGATACCCCGGGTCATGAAGATTTTTCCGAAGATACTTATCGTACCCTGACCGCGGTTGATTCCGCTTTGATGGTCATTGATTCCGCTAAAGGGGTTGAAGAACAGACGATTAAATTACTAGAAGTGTGTCGCTTACGTCATACCCCGATTTTAACTTTTATTAATAAATTAGATCGAGATGGCAGAGAACCCATTGATTTACTAGATGAAATCGAAAAAGTTCTCCAAATTCACTGTGCCCCTATCACTTGGCCTATCGGGCGGGGTAAATTTTTTAAAGGAATTTATCATCTTTTAGATCAAAGTGTTACTTTATTTGAACCCAGTAAAAATCACATCGCCACTGCCGGACGACATTATACTCAACTGGATGACCCAGAACTGCTTAACCAATTAGGAGCAGCTCAACTTGATGAACTTAAAACTGAACTTGAATTAGTGTTGGGTGCGAGTAATCCGTTTAAGGTCGAGAAATTTCTCGCCGGGGAATTAACGCCCGTTTTCTTTGGCTCGGCTTTAAATAATTTTGGTGTCAAAGCGTTATTAGATGATTTTGTGACTTATGCACCACCACCGCAACCCCGCCCAACTACCACCCGAATGGTTGCGCCGAATGAAGACAAATTTTCTGGGTTTGTTTTTAAAATTCAGGCGAATATGGATCCTGCGCATCGAGATCGAATCGCTTTTTTACGCGTTTGTTCTGGGCAATATCAAAAAGGCATGAAAGTACGTCATGTTCGCTTAAATCGGGAGGTACAAATAGCCAATGCGCTTACTTTCATGGCCGGCGAACGTGAACACACGGAGGAAGCTTGGCCTGGCGATATCATTGGGTTACATAATCATGGAACGATTCAAATCGGTGATACGTTTACTCAAGGTGAAGACTTAAAATTTACCGGTATTCCGCATTTTGCACCGGAGATCTTTCGCCGGGCTCGGTTACGGGAGCCATTACGAATGAAAGCGTTATTAAAGGGCTTAGTTCAACTGAGCGAGGAAGGTGCAACGCAGTTATTTCGGCCCTTAAGTAATAATGATTTAATCTTAGGTGCCGTTGGCACCTTGCAATTTGATGTAGTCAGTTGGCGGTTACAAAATGAATATAGTGTAGAGTGTCATTTTGAAACGGTGCAAGTTGCCACGGCACGGTGGATAAGCTGTAATAATGAGAAAAAATTAGAAGAATTTAAACGTAAAGCTTTTAATAACCTTGCTTTAGATGGGGCAGAAAATCTAACTTATATTGCACCCACTAAAATTAATTTATCATTGATGCAAGAACGTTGGCCAGAAATTCAATTTTTCGCTACGCGGGAAAATTAA
- a CDS encoding glutamine--scyllo-inositol transaminase, whose protein sequence is MIPFLDLKAQYQSIKKEIDEAISNVLESTQFVLGNEVAAFENEFATYCNARYGIGVNSGTSALHLALLAAGIGVGDEVITIPFTFVATVAAIGYTGAKPVFVDIEPDSFTIDVKQIEKAITKQTKAILPVHLYGQPANMDPILEIAQRYGLTVIEDAAQAHGAEYKGRRVGSIGDFGCFSFYPGKNLGAYGEGGMVVTNNENYAHTIKLLRDWGQEQKYHHVLKGYNYRLEGIQGAILRVKLRHLEAWTKARQSHAKQYNEQLANSGVQIPKVMHYSRHVYHIYAVRTNQRDTLQQQLQQQQIQTGIHYPVPVHLMPAYADLGYQVGDFPQSELAAKEVLSLPMYAELSNLAIEQVCEFI, encoded by the coding sequence ATGATTCCTTTTCTCGATCTAAAAGCACAGTACCAAAGTATTAAAAAAGAGATTGATGAGGCAATTTCCAACGTACTCGAAAGCACTCAATTTGTATTAGGAAATGAAGTAGCTGCTTTTGAAAACGAATTTGCCACTTATTGCAATGCCCGTTATGGAATCGGTGTTAATTCAGGTACCAGTGCGTTACACCTGGCTTTGTTAGCGGCAGGAATTGGCGTTGGCGATGAAGTCATCACCATACCTTTCACCTTTGTAGCAACGGTAGCCGCTATTGGTTACACCGGCGCCAAACCAGTTTTCGTCGATATTGAGCCGGATTCTTTTACAATAGATGTCAAGCAGATTGAAAAAGCCATTACTAAGCAAACCAAAGCAATTTTGCCGGTACATTTGTATGGTCAACCAGCGAACATGGATCCGATTTTAGAAATTGCCCAACGCTATGGTTTAACCGTGATTGAAGATGCTGCTCAAGCGCATGGAGCGGAATATAAAGGCCGCCGAGTAGGTAGTATTGGTGATTTCGGTTGTTTTAGTTTCTACCCTGGTAAAAATTTAGGCGCTTATGGTGAAGGTGGGATGGTGGTTACTAACAACGAAAATTATGCACACACCATAAAGCTGTTACGAGATTGGGGACAAGAGCAAAAATATCATCATGTTCTTAAAGGTTACAATTATCGTTTGGAAGGGATACAAGGCGCTATTTTACGGGTTAAGTTGCGTCACTTAGAAGCTTGGACCAAGGCGCGTCAATCTCATGCCAAGCAATATAATGAACAATTAGCTAATTCAGGCGTGCAGATCCCCAAAGTGATGCACTATAGTCGCCATGTTTATCACATTTATGCGGTGCGTACCAATCAGCGAGATACTTTACAACAACAATTACAACAACAGCAAATACAAACCGGTATTCATTATCCCGTTCCGGTGCATTTGATGCCCGCTTATGCGGATTTGGGATATCAAGTTGGGGATTTTCCTCAGTCTGAATTAGCCGCTAAGGAGGTGTTGTCGTTGCCGATGTATGCGGAATTATCTAACTTGGCGATAGAACAGGTTTGTGAGTTCATTTGA
- a CDS encoding glycosyl transferase, family 2: MSQPEKLDWGLVIATYKREEILPRCLHLAVQQTLPPQEIIVVDASPNWEKTRDNIMLELVTQHPSINWQYVQAKRASLTAQRNQGIDLATADILFLIDDDSLMYPDCAEEIMRVYSHDITHKVVGIMAHWEPLPPDRMVVTKDNQPPAARSKLRNKLQTIHFHFKQFIGQLLVPTEVNYDFPRPKYTIPATLAGMAIHQVPNLLGFCMTFRRKIFEHLHFEEILEAYAANEDIDVSFRARRHGILLRALNARICHMQAAGGRLSKSAVAALRALNQAVLNCLHNSNVAHFKKIYPKLLWRMLIKLTIKDILSRNFSCPSTRGVWFALRHYQTVFSKQPDELRAWYPGFQRKIMAELSNPNHQ; the protein is encoded by the coding sequence GTGTCTCAACCAGAAAAACTAGACTGGGGTTTAGTGATTGCCACCTATAAACGTGAAGAAATATTACCACGTTGTTTACATCTTGCGGTACAACAAACTTTACCGCCCCAAGAAATCATTGTGGTGGATGCGAGCCCCAATTGGGAAAAAACCCGCGATAACATCATGCTAGAATTAGTTACCCAACATCCGAGTATTAATTGGCAATATGTCCAAGCTAAACGGGCTTCACTTACCGCCCAACGTAATCAGGGTATCGATCTGGCGACTGCAGACATTTTATTTTTGATTGACGATGATTCCTTGATGTACCCCGACTGTGCTGAAGAAATCATGCGAGTTTATTCTCATGATATAACCCATAAAGTCGTTGGAATTATGGCGCATTGGGAACCTTTGCCACCCGACAGAATGGTCGTAACCAAGGATAACCAACCGCCAGCGGCTCGATCTAAATTAAGGAATAAACTACAAACGATTCATTTCCATTTTAAACAATTTATTGGCCAGTTACTGGTGCCAACTGAAGTGAACTATGATTTTCCTCGTCCTAAATACACTATACCAGCAACATTAGCCGGAATGGCTATCCATCAAGTACCTAACTTGCTCGGTTTTTGTATGACTTTTCGCCGCAAAATTTTTGAACACCTTCATTTTGAAGAAATACTTGAAGCCTATGCTGCCAATGAGGACATTGATGTCAGTTTCCGTGCTCGGCGTCATGGAATACTATTGCGGGCGCTCAATGCCCGAATTTGCCATATGCAAGCTGCCGGAGGACGCTTGTCCAAATCCGCTGTAGCTGCTTTAAGAGCCCTTAACCAAGCCGTGTTAAATTGTTTACACAATTCTAATGTTGCCCACTTTAAGAAAATCTATCCTAAATTACTTTGGCGAATGTTAATTAAATTGACTATCAAAGATATATTAAGTCGAAATTTTTCTTGCCCTTCTACTCGAGGGGTATGGTTTGCACTCCGTCATTATCAAACGGTTTTTTCCAAACAACCGGATGAATTACGGGCGTGGTATCCCGGATTTCAACGAAAAATAATGGCTGAGTTGAGTAACCCCAACCATCAGTAA
- a CDS encoding signal transduction histidine kinase, with amino-acid sequence MLITGSFSIIQLQKLYEDSMEIILQKMPLQNATTEIKLTATTAHLWFEEIMTAKEETKALTAVWQLLDKSLWYADAIIKGGTREQDTFYPIHDKAIEGQIGTIKQDIEKFIDLAHLRFNNQVTAQENQAQALDDQFDHIFGRLIDNANQVQILLKTKIANDIRQLDEHVNTLKLILIVVNLLGIAIVIWISYSFIREIRYQVGGEPADIAHFAEQIAAGHFDFHFDTSKMTTGIWAAVQKMVKNLQVMSSKQEKQNWLQLGQTQLSNQMSGEQTTLQLAENILQFLTPYLDAQVGAFYLLQPLTEKKDYLKMIASYAYTWRNNSNYEFQIGEGIIGQVALERKVFVTHKVPANYLLIQSGLGESIPHALLVVPILYENSLKGVIELASFSAFTETHLELIKLTLPAIAIAINTGQSRTQTQELLEQSQLQAEELRSQQEELQQTNEQLQAQTEQLQVQQEELCQLNEQLEERGQELERERLAIQEKNVELEQVNLVIEAKVEELELTSQYKSEFLANISHELRTPLNSLLILSQVLTSNKEGNLTAEQLKYAQTIYSASSDLLNLINDILDLSKVEAGKMEIHLEPVALTQLITVLEDRFSLVAQEKGLKLVIQLADDLPPSLYTDEQRLIQILTNLLGNAFKFTAKGQVTLAIHRPAQATHLSKKNLDSFNSIAIDIIDTGIGIPTDKQQLIFEAFQQADGTTSRQYGGTGLGLSISRRLVHLLGGEIDLQSEAGKGSIFTVYLPEQLPTPSTLIESEPPPVITSPSFPTTPVVVAKPPQPVEDDRDNLQTGDKFLLIIEDDLTFAYLLMKTAHEKAFKCLVATEGQSGLQLAKKYQPQAIILDIGLPKIDGWSIMEQLKADSHTRPIPVHFISGADSEQMAKQRGAIGYCLKPVSMEGLYKVFNNIDHFITKTVKELLILSDDPNHQQALMEIVKSSDIRVTLAMTGREAYPMLQGYEFDCVVLDVSVEQDQGIHWLKQLYSELHLHQIPVIIYAERDLTTVEESILKTYLDKLIIKEVNSPEKLLDEVTLFLHQTESRLSQSQQQLLHQIHEQQNRLIGKQVLLVDDDMRNVFALAADLEKEGIETLVAHDGHSAIQQLQAKPDIAMVLMDMMMPEIDGYNAIRQIRAQPQFRQLPIIALIAKAMKADRTKCLEAGANDYLAKPINTHNLFSLLRVWLH; translated from the coding sequence ATCTCCGCTTTAATAATCAAGTTACTGCCCAGGAAAATCAGGCACAAGCATTGGATGATCAATTTGATCATATTTTTGGTCGGCTCATTGATAATGCTAATCAAGTCCAAATTTTACTCAAAACTAAAATAGCCAATGATATAAGGCAATTAGATGAACATGTCAACACGCTCAAGCTTATTTTAATCGTGGTTAACTTGTTAGGAATCGCTATAGTCATTTGGATAAGTTATTCCTTTATTCGTGAAATACGATACCAAGTCGGCGGGGAACCCGCTGATATTGCCCATTTTGCTGAACAGATAGCGGCTGGTCATTTTGATTTCCATTTTGACACAAGTAAGATGACTACCGGTATCTGGGCTGCTGTGCAAAAAATGGTTAAAAATCTTCAGGTCATGAGTAGTAAACAAGAAAAGCAAAACTGGTTACAATTAGGACAAACCCAACTGAGTAACCAGATGAGTGGTGAACAGACCACCTTGCAGTTAGCCGAAAATATTCTCCAGTTTTTAACCCCTTACCTCGATGCCCAAGTCGGTGCTTTTTATCTATTGCAACCCCTAACCGAAAAAAAAGATTACCTGAAAATGATAGCCAGCTATGCTTATACTTGGCGCAATAATTCAAATTATGAATTTCAAATTGGTGAAGGCATTATCGGTCAAGTCGCTTTAGAACGGAAAGTATTTGTTACTCACAAAGTTCCAGCTAATTACCTGCTTATTCAATCGGGATTAGGTGAATCAATTCCTCATGCTCTCTTAGTCGTTCCTATTCTATATGAAAACAGCTTAAAAGGGGTCATTGAACTGGCTTCTTTCTCTGCGTTTACTGAAACCCATCTAGAATTGATTAAATTAACACTACCGGCTATAGCCATTGCCATCAATACCGGACAATCACGTACCCAAACGCAAGAATTATTAGAACAAAGTCAACTGCAGGCAGAAGAGTTACGATCTCAACAAGAAGAATTGCAACAAACCAATGAACAGTTACAGGCACAAACTGAACAACTCCAAGTCCAACAAGAAGAATTGTGTCAACTGAATGAGCAATTAGAAGAACGTGGTCAAGAATTAGAACGTGAACGACTCGCTATTCAAGAAAAAAATGTTGAATTAGAACAAGTTAATTTAGTGATTGAAGCGAAGGTAGAAGAACTCGAATTAACCAGCCAATATAAATCCGAATTTCTCGCCAATATCTCTCATGAATTGCGGACTCCATTGAACAGTTTACTCATTTTATCTCAGGTGTTAACCAGTAACAAAGAAGGTAATTTGACGGCAGAACAGCTTAAATATGCCCAGACCATCTATAGTGCCAGTAGTGATTTGTTGAATTTAATTAATGATATTCTCGATTTATCTAAAGTTGAAGCCGGTAAAATGGAAATTCATCTGGAACCGGTTGCTTTAACCCAGTTAATTACCGTTCTAGAAGATCGATTCAGTCTGGTCGCTCAAGAAAAAGGACTGAAATTGGTTATCCAATTGGCGGATGATTTACCGCCTTCTTTATATACGGATGAACAACGCTTGATCCAAATTCTCACCAATTTACTGGGTAATGCGTTTAAATTCACGGCTAAAGGACAAGTCACTTTAGCTATTCACCGTCCGGCTCAAGCCACTCATTTATCAAAGAAAAATTTGGATTCATTTAACAGTATCGCCATTGATATCATCGATACCGGTATTGGTATACCCACAGATAAGCAACAACTTATTTTTGAGGCTTTTCAACAAGCTGACGGGACTACTAGTCGTCAGTATGGGGGTACCGGTCTGGGATTATCCATTTCTCGCCGGTTAGTTCATTTACTCGGTGGTGAAATTGATCTGCAGAGTGAGGCAGGTAAAGGCAGTATTTTTACCGTCTATTTACCGGAACAGTTGCCAACCCCTTCAACTTTAATTGAATCAGAACCACCGCCGGTAATAACCTCTCCTTCATTCCCAACCACACCAGTCGTTGTTGCCAAGCCACCGCAACCCGTCGAAGATGATCGAGATAATTTGCAAACCGGTGATAAATTTCTCCTGATTATTGAAGATGATTTAACCTTTGCTTATTTGCTCATGAAAACAGCACATGAGAAAGCCTTTAAATGTTTAGTTGCTACCGAGGGTCAAAGTGGTTTACAACTAGCCAAAAAATATCAACCACAGGCTATTATCCTGGATATTGGGTTACCCAAAATCGATGGTTGGAGCATTATGGAACAACTCAAAGCGGATTCACATACTCGCCCTATTCCGGTCCACTTTATTTCTGGTGCGGATTCTGAGCAAATGGCTAAACAACGAGGTGCTATTGGTTATTGCCTGAAACCAGTCAGCATGGAAGGTCTTTATAAAGTTTTTAATAATATCGATCACTTTATTACTAAGACCGTAAAAGAGTTATTAATTTTGTCAGATGATCCGAATCATCAACAGGCGTTAATGGAAATTGTTAAATCCAGCGATATTCGCGTCACTTTAGCCATGACGGGTCGTGAGGCTTACCCCATGTTGCAAGGATATGAATTTGATTGCGTGGTGTTAGATGTGAGTGTAGAACAAGATCAAGGTATCCACTGGCTTAAACAGTTGTACTCAGAACTCCATTTACACCAAATTCCGGTTATTATTTACGCCGAACGTGATTTAACCACTGTAGAAGAATCAATCCTAAAAACTTACCTAGATAAGTTAATAATCAAAGAGGTTAATTCTCCAGAAAAGCTACTCGATGAAGTGACTTTATTTCTCCATCAAACCGAATCGCGCTTGTCTCAATCTCAACAACAATTATTACACCAGATTCATGAACAACAAAATCGTTTAATTGGCAAACAAGTTTTATTAGTTGATGACGATATGCGTAACGTGTTTGCTTTAGCAGCCGATTTAGAGAAAGAAGGCATTGAAACACTGGTAGCACATGATGGTCATAGCGCCATACAGCAGTTACAAGCTAAACCGGATATTGCTATGGTGTTAATGGATATGATGATGCCAGAAATAGATGGTTATAATGCCATCCGCCAAATTCGTGCTCAACCACAGTTCCGTCAATTACCGATTATTGCGCTAATTGCTAAAGCGATGAAAGCCGATAGAACCAAATGTCTTGAAGCCGGCGCTAATGATTATTTAGCCAAACCGATTAATACGCATAACTTATTTTCGTTACTGCGAGTATGGTTACATTAA
- a CDS encoding GDSL-like Lipase/Acylhydrolase, with the protein MKKRLLFLIVFSLLFVNVWASSEIYVFGDSLSDTGNVFAIAKYPPSPPYFDGHFSNGLVWVEYLSARLGLDYHQQSNFAWGGALTGSGNIFPGLPGLKDQINQYVTNTPAADPNALYFIWAGANDFFAADFTKMAPQTVVTAAVANIVEAVESLVDHGAQHVIVLGLPDIGKTPEIRQLGTSVQLLFSQISQAFNGMLAQNLSQLPEAIYIDIAYRFNEIIDNPAKFGLDNVTEACLFTLCDDPATYLFWDGVHPTTKIHQIIANTVYRTIKALPVIVTQFTAISDKAGVILEWNIGVGSEIAGFRLWGGIPKPNKVCSLRYEDYLDIASIVTDEKTNATLIKAINQNERESSHYRYYDSAQSKPCYVLEVIGFEGRSDLYVTQRQSM; encoded by the coding sequence ATGAAAAAAAGATTGCTATTCCTTATCGTATTTTCATTGTTATTTGTTAATGTCTGGGCCAGTAGTGAAATCTATGTTTTTGGAGATAGTTTATCCGATACGGGTAATGTCTTTGCGATTGCTAAATATCCACCTTCACCGCCTTATTTCGATGGGCATTTTTCTAATGGGCTGGTATGGGTTGAGTATTTATCGGCTAGATTAGGATTAGATTACCATCAGCAAAGTAATTTTGCGTGGGGTGGTGCCTTGACCGGAAGTGGTAATATTTTTCCTGGGCTTCCTGGGTTGAAAGATCAAATAAACCAATATGTTACTAATACACCAGCGGCTGATCCTAACGCATTATATTTTATATGGGCTGGTGCTAATGATTTTTTCGCGGCAGATTTTACTAAAATGGCTCCCCAAACTGTTGTTACTGCTGCAGTAGCGAATATTGTTGAAGCGGTTGAAAGCCTTGTCGATCATGGTGCTCAGCATGTGATTGTACTTGGACTACCGGATATAGGAAAAACACCTGAGATACGGCAATTGGGAACATCAGTTCAATTGTTGTTCAGTCAAATAAGTCAAGCGTTCAATGGAATGTTAGCTCAAAATTTGTCTCAACTACCAGAAGCTATCTATATCGATATTGCTTATCGTTTTAATGAGATTATCGATAATCCCGCCAAATTTGGTTTAGATAACGTAACAGAGGCTTGTCTTTTTACGTTATGTGATGATCCCGCAACTTATTTATTTTGGGATGGTGTCCATCCCACCACAAAAATACATCAGATAATTGCTAATACTGTCTACCGGACTATAAAAGCTTTACCCGTGATAGTGACTCAATTTACCGCGATCTCTGATAAAGCAGGCGTTATTTTGGAATGGAATATTGGGGTTGGATCGGAGATAGCCGGTTTTCGGCTTTGGGGTGGAATACCTAAACCCAATAAAGTTTGTAGTCTACGGTATGAAGATTATTTGGATATTGCCAGTATTGTTACTGACGAAAAAACTAACGCTACTCTAATTAAGGCGATTAATCAAAATGAGCGGGAGAGTAGTCATTATAGGTATTATGATAGTGCTCAAAGTAAGCCTTGTTATGTGTTGGAAGTAATCGGTTTTGAAGGCAGAAGTGATTTATATGTCACTCAGCGTCAATCGATGTAG